A single window of Pseudoduganella plicata DNA harbors:
- a CDS encoding DMT family transporter — protein sequence MTIAVAMFSFMDTAMKLLAGHYPAMQVTVLRSFSSLPLVCAWVAWRGRFPTMLKVRWSLQLLRAALGIAMLTMFAFALKSLPLAETYSVFFIAPALITALSVLVLKEKVDGMQWLAIGVGLVGVLVVLRPDGTSFISVAGLAVLGSAACYAVSAIASRILSRTDSNEQIMFWILIMMGCGALPLAWSGWVPLRLEDWPVLLALAVSGFLGQLAITRAFSMGKASIVAPFEYTALAWGVAIDWALWNTLPDRWTITGAGIIIASGLYLARREAVHKEAEHP from the coding sequence ATGACGATTGCCGTCGCGATGTTCTCGTTCATGGACACCGCCATGAAGCTGCTGGCCGGCCACTATCCCGCGATGCAGGTGACGGTGCTGCGCTCGTTCTCGTCGCTGCCGCTGGTGTGCGCGTGGGTCGCCTGGCGCGGCAGGTTCCCGACGATGCTGAAGGTGCGCTGGTCGCTGCAGCTGCTGCGCGCCGCGCTGGGCATCGCCATGCTGACGATGTTTGCCTTTGCCCTGAAGTCGCTGCCGCTGGCCGAAACCTATTCCGTGTTTTTCATCGCGCCGGCGCTGATCACCGCGTTGTCCGTCCTCGTGCTGAAGGAAAAAGTCGACGGCATGCAGTGGCTGGCCATCGGCGTGGGCCTGGTTGGCGTTCTGGTGGTACTGCGGCCCGACGGCACCAGCTTCATTTCCGTGGCCGGCCTGGCGGTGCTGGGATCGGCCGCATGCTATGCCGTGTCGGCCATCGCCAGCCGCATCCTGTCGCGCACCGACTCGAACGAGCAGATCATGTTCTGGATCCTCATCATGATGGGCTGCGGCGCGTTGCCGCTGGCGTGGAGCGGCTGGGTGCCGCTGCGGCTTGAGGACTGGCCCGTGCTGCTGGCGCTGGCCGTCAGCGGCTTCCTCGGCCAGCTGGCGATCACGCGCGCGTTCAGCATGGGCAAGGCGTCGATCGTCGCGCCGTTCGAGTACACGGCGCTGGCATGGGGCGTCGCCATCGACTGGGCGCTGTGGAACACGCTGCCGGACCGCTGGACCATCACGGGCGCCGGTATCATCATTGCCAGCGGTCTTTACCTGGCGCGGCGCGAGGCCGTGCACAAGGAAGCGGAGCATCCTTGA
- a CDS encoding methyl-accepting chemotaxis protein: MSLFSHLSIKTKLMLSMGLCLLLFIAISSTLSVTMSSAHLRERVVGTELPAQVGEIRNDILRQIAEPLSVSRTLANTTFLHAWEDTGTPDDGTAGWHAYATRVKAFTHAATVFWVSADSGKYFTETGYDRTLSKTSPDDSWFYNFLNSGVPYRLDLNKNPGSDALMLFINTRVQTPGGKLAAAGLGLSAEALAQSIRGYKLGQSGFVYLVNADGSILIHKTAALADGKHQLRALPGFTPELAQSLLKREKFAYVRVVGADGTQFVASSFVPELNLYVMADVPEAEVLGDVARSATLSALIAAVVGGGIGMVAIWLIARAIAAPVMGAARLLEEIASGDGDLSRKMPVNSNDEVGALARAFNRFVSSLGKTIAEVRDSTAVIATASSEIAHGNLDLSGRTEAQASSLQQTAAAMEELTTTVRQNADNALQANRLVTATAQSAEKGGAVVADVVRTMADISGSSHKIADIISVIDGIAFQTNILALNAAVEAARAGEQGRGFAVVASEVRNLAQRSASAAKEIRELILDSVSKVDAGSALADGAGAAMAEIVQTVREAEALMKQIAVASQEQSQGIGQVNQSVASMDDATQQNAALVEQAAAAAGSLQEQASKLEQVVATFKLEN; this comes from the coding sequence ATGTCCCTGTTCAGCCACCTGTCGATCAAAACCAAACTGATGCTCAGCATGGGCCTGTGCCTGCTGCTGTTTATCGCCATTTCTTCCACGCTCAGCGTCACGATGAGCAGCGCGCATCTGCGCGAACGGGTGGTCGGGACCGAGCTGCCGGCCCAGGTTGGCGAGATTCGCAACGATATCCTGCGCCAGATCGCCGAGCCACTGTCCGTCTCGCGCACCCTGGCGAACACGACCTTCCTGCACGCGTGGGAAGACACCGGCACACCGGACGACGGCACGGCCGGCTGGCACGCGTATGCCACGCGTGTGAAAGCATTCACGCATGCCGCGACGGTGTTCTGGGTCTCGGCCGACAGCGGCAAGTATTTCACGGAAACGGGCTATGACCGTACGCTGTCGAAGACGTCGCCGGACGACAGCTGGTTCTACAACTTCCTCAACAGTGGCGTACCGTACCGCCTCGACCTGAACAAGAATCCCGGCTCGGATGCGCTGATGTTGTTCATCAACACCCGCGTGCAGACGCCGGGCGGCAAGCTGGCTGCGGCTGGCCTCGGACTGTCGGCCGAGGCGCTGGCGCAAAGCATCCGCGGCTACAAGCTGGGCCAGTCGGGCTTCGTCTACCTGGTCAACGCGGACGGCAGCATCCTGATTCACAAGACGGCAGCACTGGCGGACGGCAAACACCAGCTGCGCGCACTGCCGGGCTTTACGCCCGAGCTGGCGCAGTCTCTGCTCAAGCGCGAGAAGTTTGCGTACGTGCGCGTGGTTGGCGCCGATGGCACGCAGTTCGTCGCTTCGTCGTTCGTGCCGGAGCTGAATCTGTACGTGATGGCGGACGTGCCGGAAGCGGAAGTGCTGGGCGACGTGGCCAGATCGGCCACGCTGTCCGCGCTGATCGCCGCTGTCGTCGGCGGCGGCATCGGCATGGTCGCCATCTGGCTGATCGCCCGCGCCATTGCCGCGCCGGTGATGGGCGCCGCGCGCCTACTGGAGGAAATCGCCAGCGGCGACGGCGACCTGAGCCGCAAGATGCCCGTGAACAGCAACGACGAGGTGGGCGCGCTGGCGCGCGCCTTCAATCGCTTCGTCTCGTCGCTGGGGAAAACGATCGCCGAAGTGCGCGACAGCACGGCCGTGATCGCCACGGCCAGCAGCGAAATCGCGCACGGCAATCTGGACCTGTCCGGCCGCACGGAAGCGCAGGCGTCCAGTCTGCAGCAGACAGCCGCGGCGATGGAAGAACTGACGACGACGGTGCGCCAGAACGCGGACAACGCGCTGCAGGCCAACCGCCTCGTGACGGCGACGGCGCAGTCGGCCGAGAAGGGCGGCGCCGTGGTGGCCGATGTCGTGCGCACGATGGCGGACATCTCCGGCAGCTCGCACAAGATCGCGGACATTATTTCCGTCATCGACGGCATCGCCTTCCAGACCAACATCCTGGCGCTGAACGCGGCGGTGGAAGCGGCGCGGGCGGGCGAGCAGGGCCGCGGCTTCGCCGTCGTCGCCAGCGAGGTGCGTAACCTGGCGCAGCGCTCGGCGTCGGCAGCGAAGGAGATCCGCGAGCTGATCCTCGACTCCGTCAGCAAGGTCGATGCCGGCAGCGCGCTGGCCGACGGTGCCGGCGCGGCGATGGCCGAGATCGTGCAGACGGTGCGCGAAGCGGAAGCGTTGATGAAGCAGATCGCCGTGGCCAGCCAGGAGCAGAGCCAGGGCATCGGCCAGGTCAACCAGAGCGTGGCGTCCATGGACGATGCCACGCAGCAGAACGCGGCACTGGTCGAACAGGCCGCCGCGGCCGCCGGGTCGCTGCAGGAACAGGCCAGCAAGCTGGAACAGGTCGTCGCCACCTTCAAGCTGGAAAACTGA
- the lpxC gene encoding UDP-3-O-acyl-N-acetylglucosamine deacetylase yields MKQRTIKEMVRTTGVGVHSGTKVELTLRPAPPDTGIVFSRVDLKPPVVFPVGPMEIGDTRMATVMIRDGARVSTIEHLLSACAGLGIDNLYIDVTAEEIPIMDGSASSFVYLLQQAGLAEQEAPKKFIRILKPVEVREGEGAREKWARLVPHEGFKLDFFIEFNHPAVDGTAQRALVDFGEQSYIQAVARARTFGFMQDVEMLRGIGLARGGSLENAIVMDEYRILNPDGLRYDDEFVRHKILDAIGDLYVIGHPLICAYEAHKSGHALNNLLLRELLKRPDAYEIVTYDSAEKAPPSYARQMEQEWSYN; encoded by the coding sequence ATGAAACAACGTACGATCAAAGAAATGGTCCGCACCACAGGTGTGGGAGTGCACTCGGGCACGAAGGTGGAACTGACCCTGCGACCCGCGCCGCCGGATACCGGCATCGTCTTTTCCCGCGTCGACCTGAAGCCGCCGGTGGTGTTCCCCGTGGGGCCGATGGAAATCGGCGACACCCGCATGGCCACCGTCATGATCCGGGACGGTGCCCGCGTATCGACCATCGAACACCTGCTGTCCGCCTGTGCGGGTCTCGGCATCGACAACCTGTATATCGACGTCACGGCCGAAGAGATCCCGATCATGGACGGCTCGGCGTCGTCGTTCGTCTACCTGCTGCAGCAGGCCGGCCTGGCGGAGCAGGAAGCGCCGAAGAAGTTCATCCGCATCCTGAAGCCGGTGGAAGTGCGCGAAGGCGAAGGCGCCCGCGAAAAATGGGCCCGCCTGGTGCCGCACGAAGGCTTCAAGCTCGACTTCTTCATCGAATTCAACCACCCCGCCGTGGACGGCACGGCGCAGCGCGCGCTGGTCGATTTCGGCGAGCAGTCGTATATCCAGGCGGTGGCGCGGGCGCGCACGTTCGGCTTCATGCAGGACGTGGAGATGCTGCGCGGGATTGGCCTGGCGCGCGGCGGCTCGCTGGAAAACGCCATCGTCATGGACGAATACCGCATCCTGAACCCGGACGGCCTGCGCTACGACGACGAATTCGTGCGCCACAAGATCCTGGACGCCATCGGCGACCTGTACGTGATCGGCCACCCGCTGATCTGCGCCTATGAGGCGCACAAGTCCGGCCATGCGCTGAACAACCTGCTGCTGCGCGAACTGCTGAAGCGGCCGGACGCCTACGAAATCGTCACCTACGATTCGGCCGAGAAGGCGCCGCCGTCGTATGCGCGGCAGATGGAACAGGAATGGTCGTATAACTGA
- a CDS encoding peroxiredoxin, whose translation MTIKIGDTLPEGTLSEYIEVETEACALGPNTFNVQELAKGKKIAIFGLPGAYTPTCSAKHAPGYIAHADELKAKGIDEIWCISVNDAFVMGAWGRELNATGVVRMMGDGNAAFTKALGLDADFAKFGMGTRSQRYSMLVEDGVVRQLNVEQGGKFEVSNVETLLGQI comes from the coding sequence ATGACCATCAAGATCGGCGACACGCTGCCGGAAGGCACGCTGTCCGAATACATCGAAGTCGAAACGGAAGCCTGCGCGCTGGGCCCGAACACGTTCAACGTCCAGGAGCTTGCGAAGGGCAAGAAGATCGCCATCTTCGGCCTGCCGGGCGCCTACACGCCAACCTGCTCGGCCAAGCACGCCCCGGGCTACATCGCCCATGCCGACGAGCTCAAAGCCAAGGGCATCGACGAGATCTGGTGCATCTCCGTCAACGACGCCTTCGTCATGGGCGCTTGGGGCCGCGAACTGAACGCCACGGGCGTCGTACGCATGATGGGCGACGGCAACGCCGCGTTCACCAAAGCGCTGGGCCTGGACGCCGACTTCGCCAAGTTCGGCATGGGCACGCGCTCGCAGCGCTACTCGATGCTGGTCGAGGATGGCGTCGTCAGGCAGCTCAACGTGGAGCAGGGCGGGAAGTTCGAAGTGTCGAATGTGGAGACGTTGCTGGGGCAGATCTGA
- a CDS encoding SET domain-containing protein: MTKPATPLYVVHESPIHGRGVFARRKIKAGERIIEYTGEIVDWEETCRRTAEKGGPINHTFFFTLNDGMLIDGGAGGNDARFINHSCEPNCEAMEDEGRVYIHALMDIEKGEELKYNYGLIYDERHTPAVKKAFACHCGAPTCTGVMLAPKKRSRKKQGPVPTAD, encoded by the coding sequence ATGACCAAGCCCGCCACACCCCTGTACGTCGTCCACGAATCCCCCATCCACGGCCGGGGCGTCTTTGCGCGCCGCAAGATCAAGGCCGGTGAACGCATCATCGAATACACGGGCGAGATCGTCGACTGGGAGGAAACCTGCCGCCGCACCGCCGAAAAGGGCGGGCCGATCAACCACACGTTCTTCTTCACGCTGAACGACGGCATGCTGATCGACGGCGGCGCCGGCGGCAACGACGCGCGCTTCATCAACCACTCGTGCGAACCGAACTGCGAAGCGATGGAAGACGAAGGCCGCGTCTACATCCACGCGCTGATGGACATCGAGAAGGGCGAAGAGCTCAAGTACAACTACGGCCTGATCTACGACGAGCGCCACACCCCGGCCGTCAAGAAGGCATTCGCCTGCCACTGCGGCGCACCGACCTGCACGGGCGTCATGCTGGCGCCGAAGAAGCGCAGCCGGAAGAAGCAGGGGCCTGTCCCCACCGCGGACTGA
- the secA gene encoding preprotein translocase subunit SecA, producing MSLLTQIFGSRNQRLLKQYQKTVKAINALEPAFEKLTDAELQAKTPEFRDRVAKGESLDDLLPEAFAVCREASKRVFKMRHFDVQLLGGMVLHHGKIAEMRTGEGKTLTATLAAYLNALSGKGVHIVTVNDYLAQRDSDTMGKLYRWLGLTTGVNLSQMDHGVKQAAYGSDITYGTNNEFGFDYLRDNMVFEVRERVQRGLNFAIVDEVDSILIDEARTPLIISGQAENHTDLYHKINTVPPQLVLQVGEETPDGKGKIEVPGDYTKDEKAHQVLLTEAGHEKAEAILTQMGLLPEGASLYDSANITLVHHLYAALRAHALYHKDQHYVVQNGEIVIVDEFTGRMMTGRRWSDGLHQAVEAKEGVRIQNENQTLASITFQNYFRMYGKLSGMTGTADTEAYEFQEIYGLETVVIPPNRPSARKDKQDQVYKSAQEKYGAMLNDIRDCYERGQPVLVGTTSIENSELLSSILTKAKLPHNVLNAKQHAREAEIIAQAGSPKAITIATNMAGRGTDIVLGGNVENQIKFLEADPSLSDAEKAERAHKLSDGWQALHEQVVAAGGLHIIGTERHESRRVDNQLRGRSGRQGDPGSSRFYLSLDDPLLRIFAGDRVRAIMDRLKMPEGEPIEAGIVTRSIESAQRKVEARNFDIRKQLLEYDDVANDQRKVIYQQRNELLEATDISETIQNLRRSVFEDLVREYVPAESVEEQWDVPALQAVLASEWQINLPLTEMLEKESNLTDEDIVERVQAAADEQYNAKIAVVGKDAFGGFERNVMLQSVDSHWREHLAALDHLRQGIHLRGYAQKNPKQEYKREAFELFSQMLDMIKNEVVKMVMTVRIQSREEVEAAEAAMAAAAPHLENVHYQHADFNPNAAPEELLAPMATPANMPEVGISAGVKVGRNDPCPCGSGKKYKACHGKLA from the coding sequence ATGTCCTTACTGACCCAGATTTTCGGCAGCCGTAACCAGCGGTTGCTCAAGCAATACCAGAAGACCGTAAAAGCGATCAATGCACTCGAACCCGCATTCGAAAAGCTGACGGACGCCGAGCTGCAGGCGAAAACGCCCGAGTTCCGCGACCGCGTCGCGAAGGGCGAGTCGCTGGACGACCTGCTGCCCGAAGCCTTTGCCGTCTGCCGCGAGGCGTCCAAGCGCGTCTTCAAGATGCGCCACTTCGACGTCCAGCTGCTGGGCGGTATGGTGCTGCACCACGGCAAGATCGCCGAGATGCGCACGGGCGAGGGCAAGACGCTGACCGCCACGCTGGCGGCCTACCTGAACGCGCTGTCCGGCAAGGGCGTGCACATCGTCACCGTCAACGATTACCTGGCGCAGCGCGACTCGGACACGATGGGCAAGCTCTATCGCTGGCTGGGCCTGACGACGGGCGTCAACCTGTCGCAGATGGACCATGGCGTCAAACAGGCGGCCTATGGTTCCGACATCACCTACGGCACCAACAACGAATTCGGCTTCGACTACCTGCGCGACAATATGGTGTTCGAAGTGCGCGAACGCGTGCAGCGCGGCCTGAACTTCGCCATCGTCGATGAAGTCGACTCGATCCTGATCGACGAGGCGCGTACGCCGCTGATCATCTCCGGCCAGGCCGAGAACCACACGGACCTGTACCACAAGATCAACACCGTGCCGCCTCAGCTGGTGCTGCAGGTCGGCGAAGAGACGCCGGACGGCAAGGGCAAGATTGAAGTCCCGGGCGACTACACGAAGGACGAAAAGGCGCACCAGGTGCTGCTGACGGAAGCGGGCCACGAAAAAGCCGAAGCGATCCTGACGCAAATGGGCCTGCTGCCCGAAGGCGCGTCGCTGTACGACTCGGCCAACATCACGCTGGTGCACCACCTGTATGCGGCGCTGCGCGCCCATGCGCTGTACCACAAGGACCAGCACTACGTGGTGCAGAACGGCGAGATCGTCATCGTCGACGAATTCACGGGCCGCATGATGACGGGCCGCCGCTGGTCGGACGGCCTGCACCAGGCGGTCGAGGCGAAAGAGGGCGTGCGCATCCAGAACGAGAACCAGACGCTCGCGTCGATCACGTTCCAGAACTACTTCCGCATGTACGGCAAGCTGTCCGGCATGACGGGTACGGCCGATACGGAAGCCTACGAATTCCAGGAGATCTACGGCCTGGAAACCGTCGTCATCCCGCCGAACCGCCCATCGGCCCGCAAGGACAAGCAGGACCAGGTCTACAAATCGGCGCAGGAAAAATATGGCGCCATGCTCAACGACATCCGCGACTGCTATGAGCGCGGCCAGCCCGTGCTGGTGGGTACGACGTCGATCGAGAACTCGGAACTGCTGTCGTCGATCCTGACCAAGGCCAAGCTGCCGCACAACGTGCTGAACGCCAAGCAGCACGCCCGTGAAGCGGAGATCATCGCCCAGGCGGGTTCGCCGAAGGCGATCACGATCGCCACCAACATGGCCGGTCGCGGTACCGACATCGTCCTGGGCGGTAACGTCGAAAACCAGATCAAGTTCCTCGAGGCCGACCCGTCCCTGTCCGATGCGGAAAAAGCCGAACGTGCCCACAAGCTGAGCGACGGCTGGCAGGCGCTGCACGAGCAGGTGGTGGCGGCCGGCGGCCTGCACATCATCGGCACGGAACGCCACGAATCGCGCCGCGTCGACAATCAGCTGCGTGGCCGTTCCGGCCGCCAGGGCGACCCGGGCTCGTCGCGCTTCTACCTGTCGCTGGACGATCCGTTGCTGCGCATCTTCGCGGGCGACCGCGTGCGCGCCATCATGGACCGCCTCAAGATGCCGGAAGGCGAACCGATCGAAGCGGGCATCGTCACCCGTTCCATCGAGTCCGCCCAGCGCAAGGTCGAGGCTCGTAACTTCGACATCAGGAAGCAGCTGCTGGAATACGACGACGTCGCCAACGACCAGCGCAAGGTGATCTACCAGCAGCGTAACGAGCTGCTGGAAGCGACCGACATCTCCGAGACGATCCAGAACCTGCGCCGCAGCGTGTTCGAGGATCTGGTGCGCGAATACGTGCCGGCCGAATCTGTCGAGGAACAGTGGGACGTGCCGGCGCTGCAGGCCGTGCTGGCGTCCGAGTGGCAGATCAACCTGCCGCTGACGGAGATGCTGGAGAAGGAATCGAACCTGACCGACGAGGACATCGTCGAACGCGTGCAGGCGGCGGCGGACGAGCAGTACAACGCCAAGATCGCCGTCGTCGGCAAGGACGCGTTCGGCGGCTTCGAGCGCAACGTGATGCTGCAAAGCGTCGACAGCCACTGGCGCGAACACCTGGCCGCGCTAGACCACCTGCGCCAGGGCATCCACCTGCGCGGCTACGCGCAGAAGAACCCGAAGCAGGAATACAAGCGCGAAGCGTTCGAGCTGTTCAGCCAGATGCTGGACATGATCAAGAACGAAGTCGTCAAGATGGTCATGACGGTGCGTATCCAGTCGCGCGAGGAAGTCGAGGCGGCGGAAGCGGCCATGGCGGCTGCGGCGCCCCACCTGGAAAACGTGCACTACCAGCACGCCGACTTCAACCCGAACGCGGCGCCGGAAGAGCTGCTGGCACCGATGGCAACGCCGGCCAACATGCCGGAAGTGGGCATCAGCGCCGGCGTCAAGGTGGGACGCAATGACCCTTGCCCTTGCGGCAGCGGCAAGAAATACAAGGCTTGCCACGGCAAGCTGGCGTGA
- the ftsZ gene encoding cell division protein FtsZ, giving the protein MEFDMVDNAALGTVIKVVGVGGAGGNAVQHMINKGMSGVEFIAANTDAQALSASKAGNIIQIGDTGLGAGMKPEVGRKLAEESRARIEDALRGAHMVFIAAGMGGGTGTGAAPIVAEVAKSLGALTVAVVSKPFSHEGQKCMDIADEGLEQLSENVDSLIVILNEKLEEIYEDESLIEWLQHADDVLNNAVAGIAEIINVPGHINVDFNDVKTIMGEQGKAMMGTATAAGVDRARIAAEQAVASPLLDGIDLSGARGVLVNVTASRSLKGKEIKEVMAAVRAFAAPDASIAQGIAYDDSMGDSIRVTVVATGLGKAKKHVQLVPQQMLRTGTNGGLHPQASLGGGVGSTSVSMGAGVGAGQSFEGMKAPAVWRRESASEQVRAMEKNGMETYDIPAFLRKQAD; this is encoded by the coding sequence ATGGAGTTCGATATGGTCGATAACGCAGCACTGGGTACGGTCATCAAGGTCGTCGGTGTCGGTGGAGCAGGCGGCAACGCCGTGCAGCACATGATCAACAAAGGTATGAGCGGCGTCGAATTCATCGCCGCCAATACCGATGCCCAGGCGTTGTCCGCTTCCAAGGCCGGCAACATCATCCAGATCGGGGATACCGGCCTGGGTGCGGGCATGAAGCCCGAAGTCGGTCGCAAGCTGGCCGAGGAATCGCGCGCCCGCATCGAAGATGCGCTGCGTGGCGCGCACATGGTGTTCATCGCCGCCGGCATGGGCGGTGGCACGGGTACGGGTGCCGCGCCGATCGTCGCCGAAGTGGCGAAGTCGCTGGGCGCGCTGACGGTGGCCGTCGTCTCCAAGCCGTTTTCGCACGAAGGCCAGAAGTGCATGGACATCGCCGACGAGGGCCTGGAGCAGCTGTCTGAAAATGTCGACTCGCTGATCGTCATCCTGAACGAGAAGCTGGAAGAGATCTACGAAGACGAATCGCTGATCGAATGGCTGCAGCACGCCGACGACGTCCTGAATAACGCCGTTGCCGGTATCGCCGAGATCATCAACGTGCCGGGCCACATCAACGTCGACTTCAACGACGTCAAGACGATCATGGGCGAGCAGGGCAAGGCCATGATGGGTACGGCCACCGCCGCAGGCGTGGACCGCGCGCGCATCGCGGCCGAGCAGGCCGTTGCTTCGCCGCTGCTGGATGGCATCGACCTGTCCGGTGCGCGCGGCGTGCTGGTCAACGTCACGGCCAGCCGTAGCCTGAAGGGCAAGGAGATCAAGGAAGTCATGGCTGCCGTGCGTGCATTCGCGGCACCGGACGCGTCGATCGCGCAAGGTATCGCGTACGACGACTCGATGGGCGATTCGATCCGCGTGACCGTCGTGGCGACGGGCCTGGGCAAGGCGAAGAAGCACGTGCAGCTGGTGCCGCAGCAGATGCTGCGCACGGGTACCAACGGCGGCCTGCATCCACAGGCTTCGCTGGGCGGCGGCGTGGGTTCGACGTCCGTCTCGATGGGTGCCGGTGTGGGCGCCGGCCAGTCGTTCGAAGGCATGAAGGCGCCGGCCGTATGGCGTCGCGAATCGGCCTCCGAGCAGGTACGCGCGATGGAAAAGAACGGCATGGAGACGTACGACATTCCGGCATTCCTGCGCAAGCAGGCGGACTGA
- the ftsA gene encoding cell division protein FtsA, with amino-acid sequence MTKDAKNLIVGLDIGTSKVVAVVAEVMADGRHEVIGLGQHESKGLKKGVVVNIEATVESIQRALEEAELMADCKIRNVYAGIAGSHIRSFNSSGMVAIKEKEVTATDVARVIETAKAVNIPTDQQLLHTVPQEFIVDSQEDVREPIGMSGIRLEVKVHIVTGAVSAVQNIVKCVRRCGLEVSDLILQPMASADAVLTPDEKELGVVLIDIGGGTTDVAVFSDGAIRHTAVIPIAGDQITNDIAMALRTPTSEAEEIKIRYGVAKQVLADPGEHLEVPGLGDRGPRNLSRQALAAVIEPRVEELFAMVHQVVRESGYEGVLSSGIVLTGGTAIMPGMIEMAEDIFLKPARMGTPDYRGQLADVVRSPRYATVLGLLMEAKKQYLRGHIVTRQDGSVKAVWQRMKEWFLGNF; translated from the coding sequence CAAAGTGGTGGCCGTGGTGGCCGAAGTGATGGCCGATGGACGCCACGAAGTGATCGGGCTGGGTCAGCACGAATCGAAGGGCCTGAAGAAGGGCGTGGTGGTCAACATCGAAGCGACCGTGGAGTCGATCCAGCGCGCGCTCGAAGAGGCCGAGCTGATGGCCGACTGCAAGATCCGCAATGTCTACGCGGGTATCGCGGGCAGCCATATCCGCAGCTTCAATTCGAGCGGCATGGTGGCCATCAAGGAAAAGGAAGTCACGGCGACCGACGTGGCGCGCGTCATCGAAACGGCAAAGGCGGTTAACATCCCGACCGATCAACAGCTGCTGCATACCGTGCCACAGGAATTCATCGTCGACAGCCAGGAAGACGTGCGCGAGCCGATCGGCATGAGCGGCATCCGCCTGGAAGTGAAAGTCCACATCGTGACCGGCGCCGTCAGCGCCGTGCAGAACATCGTCAAGTGCGTGCGCCGCTGCGGGCTCGAGGTCTCGGACCTGATCCTGCAGCCGATGGCATCGGCAGATGCCGTGCTGACGCCGGACGAAAAAGAATTGGGTGTAGTGCTGATCGATATCGGCGGCGGCACCACCGACGTTGCAGTGTTCTCGGACGGCGCGATCCGCCATACGGCAGTGATCCCTATCGCCGGTGACCAGATCACCAACGACATCGCAATGGCCTTGCGGACCCCCACCTCGGAAGCGGAAGAAATCAAGATCCGTTACGGCGTGGCCAAACAGGTACTGGCAGATCCGGGGGAACACCTGGAAGTGCCGGGCCTGGGCGACCGTGGCCCCCGCAACCTTTCCCGCCAGGCGCTGGCTGCCGTCATCGAGCCGCGCGTGGAGGAATTGTTCGCCATGGTGCACCAGGTCGTGCGCGAATCCGGATACGAGGGCGTGCTCTCGTCCGGGATCGTGCTGACCGGGGGCACGGCGATCATGCCCGGCATGATCGAGATGGCGGAAGACATCTTCCTGAAGCCGGCGCGCATGGGGACGCCGGACTATCGCGGCCAGCTGGCCGACGTGGTGCGCAGCCCCCGCTACGCCACCGTGCTCGGACTCCTGATGGAAGCGAAGAAGCAGTATCTGCGCGGGCATATCGTGACGCGCCAGGACGGGTCGGTAAAAGCGGTGTGGCAGCGCATGAAGGAGTGGTTCCTGGGTAATTTCTAA
- a CDS encoding DciA family protein, which produces MRFNSPNQNRTAVEATDFLRRNDRMAALLPAVQRMAQLQQDCAAVLPTAFSFCEILSFEGGVLVLSTPNTSVAAKLKQQLPKLQEALARKGWQVENIRLKVQMMRAMSTPPVEPRKLVIPEVGVDSFAELSEKLEPTRQNATLIAALRNLVAHRR; this is translated from the coding sequence ATGCGATTCAACTCTCCCAACCAGAACCGGACAGCCGTCGAAGCGACGGACTTCCTGCGCCGCAACGACCGTATGGCAGCACTGCTGCCGGCCGTGCAGCGCATGGCGCAGTTGCAGCAGGATTGCGCCGCCGTCCTGCCGACGGCATTCTCGTTTTGCGAAATCCTGTCGTTCGAAGGGGGCGTGCTGGTACTGTCGACGCCGAATACGTCGGTTGCCGCCAAGCTTAAACAGCAATTGCCAAAACTGCAAGAAGCGCTCGCGCGAAAAGGCTGGCAGGTCGAGAACATCCGCCTGAAGGTGCAGATGATGCGGGCGATGTCGACGCCGCCGGTCGAGCCGCGCAAGCTGGTGATCCCCGAAGTGGGCGTGGATTCGTTTGCCGAGCTGTCGGAAAAGCTGGAGCCGACCAGGCAGAACGCGACACTGATCGCGGCGCTGCGCAACCTGGTGGCGCACCGCCGCTAG